Part of the Catalinimonas alkaloidigena genome is shown below.
GTTTTGACTGAGGAGCAGCGATCAGATCATACAATGATGATACAGTACGTGTTCCGGGGCCGTTGTTTCCTTTTTTAGCATCAGGATGAACATCATCATCTAGAACTTGATACTCCAGGCCGATAGCAGATTTGTCAGAACTGTACTGCTCTGTCACATAATATTTAATACCACTATTTGCGCCTTCAGTCAGTTTGAAATCCACTACGAATTCAAAATCAGTGTACTCATCCAAGGTAACGATATCACCACCATTACCAGATTCAGCACCGGAAGCTTCCTCCACAACCAGCATGCCATCTTCCACGTACCATCCTTTCTCAGGAAAATTCTCTTTATGTACACCTCTCCAATGATCTACCGAATTTCCATCAAACAATAGTTTCCAGCCGTTTTGTTGCTCATCACTGCTGAGCGTATTTTCCTGAGCTTCTGTACTGGCAGTATTCACAGCTTCAGTCTCAGTAGTTTCAGTCTCAGCGCTTTGCTGGCCGCTGTTTCCGCATGAAAACAGAAAAGTGGCGGCAAAAGCTAAAGTAAAATAGTTTAAAATTTTCATTGTCTTTAAGTTAGAAAGTTGGGTTTTAAGAAAGATTTGTGTTGTCTAAATTAAACTAAAGATTTGATACTTATAATATAAGAATTTTAAGCATGCTTCACCAAGTTCAGATAATGATCTGATTGTTGAAAAATACCCCCGCTTTTATCATAAAACGCTTTTCCAGTAGGAAATAAGCCATTTTCAGCATGCACCCAATCAGCATCAGGATACGGCAAATAATTTATCATTTCCTCCCAATCCCGGTAGTTTTGGTGCCCGTTATTTTCCATAGCATTCATATTTGTAAAACCGGGAAATGTAGGTAAACGAGCTGCCACATTCTTATTCCAGTCAACCAAAACAGGGTTTACCGTAAGGTCTGCGCAAAGGCAGGGAATATTTTTTTCAAAGGCTAGCTGAGCAATTTTAAAAGTCATGCTCAGAGTTTTGGCAATAGGTTTTAATGCTATGCCTTTGTATCCCATTTCTATTCTTTCTTCCGCGTCTTTGTCGGTATGTGCGCTTTCATCCGAAACCAAACGTGCTTCAAATTCGCTCACATCCACCCGATAATCTTCAGGAAATGGCTCCTCCACCACTACGATCTGATCATAAGCACCTATTTTATTGGCATGATCCAACAGTTTTTTTAGTGTATCTTTATTTTCATAACGCCCATTCATGTCAAAGTAGTAAGGAATTTTGCCGTTGGCCGTATGCTGTGTTTCTCCCTTTCCAATAGCATTATGGATCTCAGTTAGCTTCGCTATATCCTGCGCTAACATTTCTTCCTGATTTCCGGGATGTCCTAATTTTATTTTCATGAAAAAATATCCCTGGTCAGCAAGTTCTTTCATCTGGGATACCGGAGTGGCAAAAGAAAAAGAGGGCACACTAATTACATGTTCATGATGCTCAGACATACCCTGACGATATTGTTCAGGAATAAGATCATCAAAATTGGTGATGTTATTAGCATCCGCATAAAGCAACCAGGCCGCATTGTCAAAACCCACCAGCGCATTGAGCACAAAGGTTTTTCTCAGATCTGACAAACCCGTAATTTTTTTTCCATAGGCATATACATCCTCCAGGATATCGTCCAGCAAATCAACCGGAGAAGTGAAGCTCCTCCCCCTGGCAAGTTGCAATGCGTATTCGCCGATGGCATACATAATCGCGTTTCCACCACTTTCAGAATGCATAGCGAATACTCGCGCATCACTCCAAAGTGTGTTTTGTGTACCTAAACCAATCTTGTAGGTCCCATTCTGGTCCTGCATTCCCGCAATGCTTTGCCACACATTGGTCATATAACCACCTTTGAAGCCATATGGCGTAGCGAGCGGTTCACGCTCGAAGTTCGCCCCTACATTTTGTATCGTAATGGTAGCTTTTTTTGAATTGTTGGTATTGAACAGACCTGATCCGGCAAGAGGAGCCAGTCCGGCGATGGTTGCTCCCTGTTGTAGAAACTCTCTTCTGTTTAGGCGTTGCATAATTGGATATAAACAAGTACAGCTGAAAACTAGTAAAGCTGAACCTGTTAAGCAAACATAAACTTCAAGTTGCAGTCAATTTTTTATATCATTGTCAAACAACACTTAAACAGCAAAACCTATGATTCGTGTAGCATTAGCCTCATATGGCATGTCGGGAGAAGTTTTTCATGCGCCCTTGCTGGCCGTTCATCCTGACTTTCAACTCTACAAAATTCTGGAAAGAAACCGGAATAAGTCTCAAGAAAAGTACCCTGAGGTTACTGTGGTCAAAAAGTATGAGGACATACTGCAAGATGAACAAGTAGATGTGGTACTGGTCAATACGCCTAACCCTTTTCATTACGAGATGGCAGAAAAAGCGCTCAATGCTGGGAAGCATGTGGTCATGGAAAAGCCTTTTACCAATACCAGTGAAGAAGCCAAGAAACTTATTGCGCTGGCTAATAAAAAAGAAAAGCTGCTGACAGTCTTTCAAAACAGGCGACTGGACAGTGATTTTTTGACGGTAAAAAAAGTAATTGAAAGTAAACTGCTGGGTTACCTGGTAGAATACGAAGCGCATTACGACCGCTACCGAAACTTTATTCAAGCCAATACCTGGAAGGAAGAAAGCGGTCCTGGTTCCGGAATATTGTTTAACCTGGGTTCACATATGATTGACCAGGCACTTACGCTTTTCGGCCTGCCCGAGCGTCTATCTGCTAAACTGGCTATTCAAAGAGAAGGGGGAAAAACACATGATGCTTACCATCTGATTTTTACCTATGAGAAATTTCAGGTAGTGCTCAAATCCAGCTATCTGGTCAGAGATGAAGGACCTCGATATAAAGTTTTGGGTAATCTGGGCACCTTTACCAAATACGGACTCGACACCCAGGAGGATTGTTTGAAAGCCGGTCAACTACCTCAGGGAGATGATTGGGGAGCCGAGCCACCGGAAATCTGGGGGATGCTGGAAACTGAAATAGATGGTCTTCACTTCAGAGGTGAGGTAGCATCTGAAAATGGAAACTATAATCTGTTTTACGATAACCTATCGGATGCCATACAAAATGGCGCTGAATTGTTGGTAAAGCCAGAAGAAGCCATGCAGGTCATCAGCCTGATTGAACTTGCTGAACAAAGCAATAAGGAAAGAAGAGAGGTGGAAGTAAAGATTTAATTCAACGAGCGCAAATGAAAAAAATCATTTGCGCTAATTTCATCCTATCATTTTTATTCAGCCAAAATAGCAGCCCCAAAAACACCGGCGCTATCCCCCAGTGCTGGTTTAAAAAACTTAGTGTCAAGGCGGTTATTGAATACAAATTTACGGGTTGATTCTACTCCTTCTGTGTAGAGTAAATCAATATTCCCTACCCCTCCTCCTAGCACAATCGCATCGGGATCAAGCAAATTGATCACCACAGAAATTCCCAAACCAAAAAAAATGGGTAAGCCTGTTCATGGTCTTTTTAGCCGCTTCATCTTTTCCTT
Proteins encoded:
- a CDS encoding 3-keto-disaccharide hydrolase, which produces MKILNYFTLAFAATFLFSCGNSGQQSAETETTETEAVNTASTEAQENTLSSDEQQNGWKLLFDGNSVDHWRGVHKENFPEKGWYVEDGMLVVEEASGAESGNGGDIVTLDEYTDFEFVVDFKLTEGANSGIKYYVTEQYSSDKSAIGLEYQVLDDDVHPDAKKGNNGPGTRTVSSLYDLIAAPQSKPINPVGEWNHARIVSKDGQVEHWLNGEKVLEYDRFSEEFKEKINNSKYKDWDGFGVWESGHILLQDHGNQVFYKNIKVRELPAS
- a CDS encoding L-alanine-DL-glutamate epimerase, with the protein product MQRLNRREFLQQGATIAGLAPLAGSGLFNTNNSKKATITIQNVGANFEREPLATPYGFKGGYMTNVWQSIAGMQDQNGTYKIGLGTQNTLWSDARVFAMHSESGGNAIMYAIGEYALQLARGRSFTSPVDLLDDILEDVYAYGKKITGLSDLRKTFVLNALVGFDNAAWLLYADANNITNFDDLIPEQYRQGMSEHHEHVISVPSFSFATPVSQMKELADQGYFFMKIKLGHPGNQEEMLAQDIAKLTEIHNAIGKGETQHTANGKIPYYFDMNGRYENKDTLKKLLDHANKIGAYDQIVVVEEPFPEDYRVDVSEFEARLVSDESAHTDKDAEERIEMGYKGIALKPIAKTLSMTFKIAQLAFEKNIPCLCADLTVNPVLVDWNKNVAARLPTFPGFTNMNAMENNGHQNYRDWEEMINYLPYPDADWVHAENGLFPTGKAFYDKSGGIFQQSDHYLNLVKHA
- a CDS encoding Gfo/Idh/MocA family oxidoreductase, yielding MIRVALASYGMSGEVFHAPLLAVHPDFQLYKILERNRNKSQEKYPEVTVVKKYEDILQDEQVDVVLVNTPNPFHYEMAEKALNAGKHVVMEKPFTNTSEEAKKLIALANKKEKLLTVFQNRRLDSDFLTVKKVIESKLLGYLVEYEAHYDRYRNFIQANTWKEESGPGSGILFNLGSHMIDQALTLFGLPERLSAKLAIQREGGKTHDAYHLIFTYEKFQVVLKSSYLVRDEGPRYKVLGNLGTFTKYGLDTQEDCLKAGQLPQGDDWGAEPPEIWGMLETEIDGLHFRGEVASENGNYNLFYDNLSDAIQNGAELLVKPEEAMQVISLIELAEQSNKERREVEVKI
- a CDS encoding ROK family protein; amino-acid sequence: MGISVVINLLDPDAIVLGGGVGNIDLLYTEGVESTRKFVFNNRLDTKFFKPALGDSAGVFGAAILAE